A window of the Methanothrix sp. genome harbors these coding sequences:
- a CDS encoding cyclase family protein, with amino-acid sequence MPSPIRIYDVTHTINSRLPVYPGDPGFSREVLKSLEWGDPYTLSALHLSAHAGTHLDAPSHYISSGRSVHEIPIESLIMIVDLIDAGMVVRPDALSGLNPRAEGVIFRTGSLRGCISESAARACADLKLKLIGTDALSVDSSEEDVVHRMLLSNDILILEGLYLEGVPAGIYTLLCMPLKIEGAEASPVRAILAPSE; translated from the coding sequence ATGCCATCTCCTATCAGGATTTACGATGTAACACACACGATTAACAGCAGGCTGCCTGTATACCCAGGAGATCCGGGTTTCTCCAGAGAGGTGCTGAAAAGCCTGGAGTGGGGAGATCCGTACACGCTCTCCGCTCTCCACCTCAGCGCACATGCAGGCACGCACCTCGACGCGCCCTCTCATTACATCAGTAGCGGCAGATCCGTTCACGAGATACCGATCGAGAGCCTGATCATGATTGTGGATCTCATCGATGCTGGAATGGTTGTGCGTCCTGATGCTCTATCGGGTTTGAACCCTCGCGCAGAGGGCGTCATCTTCAGAACAGGATCTCTCAGGGGATGCATCTCAGAGAGCGCTGCCAGGGCATGTGCCGATCTCAAATTGAAACTGATCGGAACAGATGCGCTGTCAGTGGACAGCTCGGAGGAAGATGTGGTGCACAGGATGCTGCTGTCGAATGACATACTGATCCTGGAGGGGCTGTATCTGGAGGGCGTTCCGGCCGGCATTTACACGCTTCTCTGCATGCCGCTCAAGATCGAGGGCGCGGAGGCATCTCCGGTGAGAGCCATCCTGGCCCCGTCTGAGTGA